A segment of the Acidobacteriota bacterium genome:
AGGTCCGACGCCTTGCCGCCGACCTGTCGGAGACCCATCTGTGGATGCGACCGGACGGCCTGGCCTCGGCCGGATTCCACCTCCAGCACCTCGCGGGGGCG
Coding sequences within it:
- a CDS encoding DinB family protein translates to MPHSTPEVWLRGPVPDVPPLLQPVAHALSQAAEEVRRLAADLSETHLWMRPDGLASAGFHLQHLAGA